GGCCTCGTTGAGCTCGCCTTCGACGGCCAGGACCATGCCGGGTTCCAGGGCTGCCGTGGTTGCGGGCTCGCCGTTGACGGTCACCACGGCGGTCGAGCTGTCAAAGCAGACCTGGTCCACGAGCAGGTCGTCGCAGCTCGGTTCATCACCCATGGGGCCCCAGACCAGCCCGCTGCCGCCAACGCCACCGCCGAAATCAAAGCTAGATCCCTCGCAGCCGGCCATGCTGAGCAGCGCCGTCGCCAGCAGGGCAGCCAGCAACCCGGGCAGCAAAGCGCCCCCGCGGTCCGCCAGGCGATTGGGCAAAGGTCGTGCTTGCATGGCCGTTTGGTGTTTCATGATGGCTCCTCTTCGTCTTTCGCAGTGTCGGCTGTCGTCTCTTCGGGCAGTTCTTCTTCGTAGTAGTACACGCCCAGGCTGGCCCGCATGCGTCCGCGGCCTTCCACCCCCGGGCTCGCGTCGCGGTCGCGCGCTGACATCCAGTGGTCGAGTTCCTCGAGCAGCGTCTGCGCGCGCTCGGCGGCCAGGTTCCTGAGCTCGCCGTCGGGGTCGATGGGCATGTTGTCGTAGCTGACCTTGCGCTGAAAAAACAGGTCGTCGGCGTCGCACTGCATGTTGTGATCGATGGTCGACACGAGGTCGGCCACGTCCATGCCCAGGATGGCCAGCTTGTCGGCGTCGCCGCCGCCCGGCACGTAGGCGCGTGCGAGCAGGCGAACGTTTCCTTTTCCGTCAGCCTCGACCGCGCCTATCCTCCGCAGCTCATCGAGCAGTGCGCGCACGGGAACGTCGCCGCTGTAGATCTTCACGAGCTGGGAGAACGATAGCTGCTCGTCGCCTTCGAGCGGCAGCAGCGCGGGATCGCCCAGCTCGTTGGCGAAGCGCTGGTCGCGAACCCAGCCGCTTATAACCCGCGCGGCGCGGTTGTAACGGTCCGAGGCTCCCTGGTCGTCGGGATCGGGCAGGGAGCTCACCCGAGAAACCTCTTTGCGCGACAGCCCGGTAAGTATCGACACCCGCGAGGTGGTCTGCTTGCGTCCCTCTATGGCAAACTCGTCGCGGGCCGTGTCCACGTAAACCCGCTTGGCCAGGTCGGCAAAGGCGCCGTAGGGCATCCCCTTGCGCAGCAGCAGCCGCACCAGCGGCTTGAGCAGTCGCAGCATGGCCGCCGAAAGGGGGCCCCCCGATATTTTGTCGTTTTGTGGGCTCATGTTCCCAATTTTTGAGCATAGCCTGAAAGCCAGTATTTCCAAGGACTTTCTACACAGGTTCACGATTTCGTGAAGTTCGCGCTTGACTGTAGCTACCTATTGGGAATATTATCCCAAATAAGGGCGGTTACAGCAAGAGCTTAATTTACCCCGTATGGGGGGTAACCGTCTCTACCCCTACGGAAAGGAGAGGAAAAATGGAGAAAATGAACCAACTCAAGCAACTTCGCGGTGTTTGCGGCGCGGCGCTTCTGCTGTTCCTGGCCACTTCGGTCGGCCCGGCGGTGGCGCCGGCCTCGGCTGCCGTGGCCGCTACCTCGGCCGAGCAACTGTGCTCGCCCCACGACAGCGAGCTCTGCGAGCTTCGCTGCGCCGGGCATCAGCGCGAGTGTTACCAGGCCTGCAATAAGCGCCGGCGCATGTGCCTGGAAAACGCGTGGAACCAGGCCCGCGTGTGTAAGGCCAGGTGCGGGCAACTCGACTCGCGCTCAAGTCAGACCGAGTGCCGCCGGCGCTGCGTCAGCGAAGTCCTCGCCAAGGCGAAAAAACGCTGCCGCGTCGGGCAGCCGGTTTGCCGGCGACTTTGCGGCCCCGAGAGCTGTGACGATCTGTGTAACGACCATCTCCCCCGGTTGCAGCACGATTCGCAGTCCGGGGCCGCAGCTTCGGGAGATCTAGCTCCCGAGGGGCTGGGCCCGGTTACGGTTGAGCCGGTTGATTATTGCGACCCTACCGGCGACAGGGAATGCAGGGCGGATTGCGCAAAGGGAATGCGGCGCTGCTTGTCGGCGGTCAAGCATCGCGGCCGGCAGTGCCTGCAAGGTTGCCGTGGGCTTGATGGTGAGGAGCGGGTGACCTGCGCGCGGGACTGCTCTGTTGCAGCCCGCAAGGGACTTAAGCGTTGCCGGGTTCGCTTCGGTGGATGTATAGACCGCTGCGCTGACTGACTGAGTGACGGGTCCCGGAAGGCGGCAACCGGGGCCCGTCGCTGCGTTGCTTATGCACAAAGCTGACACGTTGCGTTGCCAGCGTTGCAACCAGGTGAAACAACGTTGCTACGGGGTCCGTGAGGGGAGTGAAGGAGTGGCTGGCTGCCTGCGGTGACGCGGGGCGGACCCTTTTCAGCTTCCCTGGGCGCTACACGCCAGGGGCGCTTTTATCCTGGTCGCCGGCACTCTCGGCTACTACCTGTCGCCAGCGCAGCGGCACGAGCAGCTGGTCGAGGTAGCCTGGCGGAAAATCCGGCATGGCCTCTATGCCTATGCCGACGGGCGGTTCGCGGTCAGCCGGCAGAAATCGGGTGCCGAACAACACGTCCCAGACTATGAGGTTGGCGCCGTAGTTGCTGTTGGCCTCTTCGACCGTGGGCGAGTGGTGCCAGCGGTGCAGTTCGGCCATGGCGAATATCCAGTTGAGCGGTCCCAGTCGCAGACGCACGTTGGCGTGTTGAAACATTCCGTGGATGGAGGTGAACACCGCGAACAGCACTATCACCTCCTCGCCGGCTCCCAACGCCACCAGCGGCAGGTACCAGGCGACGAACAGCAGCATGAAGTCCACCGGGTGAAAACGCCCCGCGTTGAGCCAGTACAGCCGCCGGGCGCTGTGGTGCACCGAGTGAAAGCGCCAGAGAAACTCGCGCTCGTGTTCGGAGCGGTGCACCCAGTACTGCCCGAACTCACCGACGACCAGTGCCAGCGCTAGTTGCGCCCAGGTGTTCCAGTGCTGCGGCCAGGGGCCGGTGATGTTCGTGGCCAAAGCAATCCAGGCGGCCAGCGCCGCGCCGGCGGTGAGCAGGGCGGGCTTGCTCAGCTCGGGCAGCAGGTTGCCCGAGATCATGGCGTGACCAAAATCGGTGGCGATGTCGCCGCGCGCACGGTTCCATTCGGCGTGCAGGGGAACAACGCGTTCGAGTATGGCAATAGCGAGGGCGGCGCCCAGCTGCACCGCCGCGAGCACGAGCACCAGCGACCAGCCAGCGGCCAGCGCGTGGTCGGTCGCCAGCAGGCCGGTCGTCATGACGACCGGAAAAACCAGCCAGGCCGTGGGCCCATGCGCCTTGTGCTGCTGGTCGTGCATGGATTTAGACGCTCACCAGTTTCTCGGCCTCTTCGGCCAGCAGGTCGAGGCGTTGCTGCAGTTGCTGCCTGCTGGGAGCCAGCGTTTCGCTGTCGCGGGCGTGGCCGGGCACCAAGATGGGCTCGGCGCTCACCGTCACCACGCGACCCGACAAGTGGGGCAGCGCCAGCTTCATCCATGTACTGTCGAGCACGGTAATCCTGTCACCCCAGCTGCGTACCGCCAGCAGCGGAAGACCACTTATAGCCGCCAGGTGTAACGAACCCCAGCGGGCCTCGTGCGACGGCCCGCGTGAGCCGTCGGCCATGATAACCACCGACTTGTTTTCGGCCACCGCGCGCCGGGCCAGCTCCTCGACCGCAGCCGTGCCGCGCTCGCGCCTCGAGCCGGCAACGCAGTCGATACCGAAGCGCTGCAGCAGGTAGGCGCCCAGCGTGCCAACGCGGTTGTGGCCTACCATGAAGAGCAGGGGCCAGCCGCGCTGGGTATGGCGAAAGAGCGAAAACATCGTCAGGAACACGTCCTGGTGCCAGGCGGTGACGATGCAGGGTCGGCCCTCGCGGATGTAATCAAAGAGCGGGCCGTGTTCTTCGAAACGCCCGCGGCGGTGCAGCACGGCCACCCAGGCCCGGATGAAGGCGTTCACGAGCGGATACAGCAGGCGTTGCACGTCGGACAAGCGGCTGCGCAGCCGCCGTACCCGCGCCGATTTCCACCAACCACTCATTTCACAAAAAGGGGAGGCGCCGGATACTCCCCTTAGGGAGGCCTTCAGGAGATGGCAATTTTGAGTACGCCGTCATCGTGAGCGCGGAAGGTGTCGTAGCTTGCCACTATGTCGTCGAGACTGTGCTCGTGGGTTAGCAGTGGTTCGAGGTCTACCTCGCCCGACTCTATTATGCCCAGCAGGTGCTCGAGTCGCTCGCGTCCGGCCGGGCACAGCGTGGTGACTATGTTTCGGTGAATGAAGTTTCCGTCGGTGGGCACGGTCAGCTCTTCGATGCCTCCGTACACACCCACCGAGCTTATGGTGCCGCCCATGCGCGTGGAGGCCAGGCAGTTGCCGAAGGTGACCTGCTTGCCCAGGGCTTCGACCGCCACGTGGGCGCCCACCCCGCCGGTGGCTTCGAGGATCGACTCAACGGCAGTACCGGGGTCAAAGACCTCGTCGGCGCCCAGTTGTCGCGACATGGCCACGCGTTCGGGAATCGACTCCACGGTGATGATGCGGCCTGCCTTGTAGTACTTGGCGGCAGCCGTCACGCAGAGTCCCACCGGGCCCTGGGCAAAGATGGCCACCGTCTTGCCTTCCACGTCGCCCGCGCGCTCGATGGCGCCGAAGCCGGTGCTCATGATGTCGGCGGCAAAGATAGCCTGCCGGTCGCTCATGCCGTCGGGGATGATTGCCATGCTCTGGTCTGCCCCGTTGGCCATGTAGGCTTCGCCCTGGCAGCCGAACAGCAGGTTCATCGGCGCGCCGAAGGTCTGGCACACGTTGAGGTTGCCGTCTACGCACTGCTCGCAGCTGCCACAGCTCGACAGGCAGCAGGTCACCACGCGGTCGCCGGGTTTGAAGCGGTCGACACCGTCACCCACGGCCTCGATGACGCCTACCGCCTCGTGGCCCATAGGCATGCCGGCGGGTACATCGTCGATGTCGTCAACGATGTGTATGTCCGACCCGCAGATGGTGGACAGGGTCATTTTTACCAGGGCCTGGCCCGGCTCGGGGTCGCCCAGTTCGTAGTCGCTGAGCGCCACGGCGCCCTTGTCGGTTTTTACGCATCCTTTGACTTTCGGCATACTGCCAAACTAGGCTGCGTAGGTGGTTGAGGGAAGACCGCTGGACGCAGCAGGCAAAATGGTGTTTAGTCAACGATAACAAGAGAGTACCGTACCCCTGCGGAGCCCCGGCAAGTGACCGGGCAGCATTCGGGCAATAGACGGGCAAGACACAAAGCGAAAGCAGCCGGGCGGGACCCGGCATGGACAAGCGTGGACCACGGCAGACCGGCGCAAAAAAAAGCGTCGCCGGGCCACCAGAACAGGGGGGATGACCCCCATTGATAGCGGAAGGCCGATAGCGGGCCGGCCGCAGGCGCAGTGAAAGCGACTGCGCGGGAGAAAAGACAATGGAAAATGCCGTAAGGCGGCCCGGTAGCGGGCCTCGTATCGCAGTTGCTCAGTTTTCGCCGGTTCTCGGCGACCTCAAGGCCAACCTCGAAACTCACAAAAAACTTATTGCCCAAGCCCTGGAACAGGGTGTCGACATACTGGTGTTCCCCGAGCTCAGCCTGACCGGCTATCGGCTCAAGGACACAGTGCCCGACGTTGCCCTTGAGCGCACGAGCGAGACCATGACCGAACTCGCCGAGCTGTCCAAGGACATTTCGCTGGTGGTGGGCCTGGTCGAGGAAACCCGCGACCACTGTTTCTATAACGCGAGCGTGTTTTTCGAAGCGGGCCGCGTGCTCAGCGTGCATCGCAAAGTGTACCTGCCCACCTACGGCATGTTTGACGAGCAGCGCTACTTTGCGCGCGGCCAGCGCATACAGGCGTTCAACAGTCGCCACGGCCGCATCGCGCTGCTCATCTGCGAAGACATGCTTCATCCCAGCGCGGCCATGGTGGCAGGGCTCGACGGCGCGTCGATCGTAATCGTACCCTCGGCCAGTCCGGTGGTGGGAGTCAACGCTGGCGCGAAGAGCATTGTCGGGACCGCCGGCAAGAAGGCCGCGAAATCCGAAGACAGCAACGGGCAAGGGCCGTCAGACGACAGTGCGGTCAAGCCCGACGCGGGTCAGAACGGCCAGCACTGGGAAAACTGGAATCGTGCCATGGCCCGCAACCTGGGCCTTTACGTGGTGCACGCCAACCGCTGCGGCAACGAGGACGGCCACGTTTACTGGGGCGGTTCGTCGATCATCGACCCCTCGGGCGCGATCATAACAAGGGCTGCCCTTTTCGAAGACGATCTCATCTCGGCGCCACTGGGCGAAGACTCGGTACGGCGCCGCAGGTTGAAGAACCCCCTGCTCAGGGACGAGGACATGGATCTTGTCATCAACGAGTACTCGAGACTGCGCGAACGCCCGGTCTTAAAGCCTGCACACGCGGGCCGCGACGCCGGGCGTCGTGACGACCGACGCGATGACCGACGTGAAGGCGGCGGCGGTGGATTTAAACGTGACGACCGACGCGAGGGCGGTGGTGGATTCCGACGTGACGACCGACGCGAGGGCGGTGGTGGATTCCGTCGTGACGACCGACGCGAAGGCGGTGGCGGTGGATTCCGACGTGACGACCGACGCGAAGGCGGCGGCGGTGGATTCAAACGTGATGACCGACGCGAGGGCGGCGGCGGTGGATTCAAACGTGACGACCGGCGCGAAGGCGGCGGCGGTGGATTCAAACGTGACGACCGGCGCGAAGGCGGCGGCGGTGGATTCCGACGTGATGACCGCGGTAGCTCTGATCGCCGATCTTTCGGTGGCAACGACAGGCGTGGCGGTGCGGGCGGAGGCGGAGGATACAACCGAGACGATCGCCGCGATGACCGTGGCGGCTACAACAAGGGCGGCCAGGACCGCGGGGGCTACAACAAGGGCAGCTACAACAAGGGTGGCCAGGAAGGCAGGTCCTTTGGCGGCAACGACAGGCGCCCGGGTGCGGGCGGGGGCGGTGGATACCGTCGCGACGACCGCCGTGACGACCGCCGTGATGACCGTGGCGGCTACAACAAGGGAGGCCAGGACCGTGGCGGCTACAACAAGGGTGGCCAGGATCGCAGGTCTTTCGGTGGCAACGACAGGCGCCCGGGACCGGGCGGGGGCGGTGGATTCCGCCGCGACGACCGCCGCGACGACCGCCGCGACGACCGGCGTGACGACCGCCGTGATAACCGCACTGTCGGGCCGCGCTCCTCTGGTCGGGACGATCGCGGCAAGCAAGGCGGTGGCGCTCCGAGCAGTGGCGGGCCGCGATCCTTTGGTCGCGAAGATCGCGGCGAACGGCGCGGCTGGAACGATCGCGACGACAATCGCGGCAAGTCGGCTCACTCGGGCAAAGCCCAGGGTGGCAACTCCCGCGAGGACGATTCGCGTCCCGACGGCAGTCGCCAGGCCCCGGAAAAACGCAGTAACCCCCGAGCGCTGAGCACCGACAAGTTGTTTGCCAAGGGCGGTGAGGATGAAAGCTGAGCAGGCCCCTGCTCCAGCCGGCACTACACCGGTCTTTCCTGCTCTTGACTGCCCGTTGGTGGAGAAGGTGCTGGTCAGCTTCGTCCGCAACGAGGTTCGACGGGTGGGCCTCGACAGCGTGGTGCTGGGCCTGAGCGGCGGTATCGACTCGGCCGTGTCGGCCGCACTCGCGGTGCGCGCCCTTGGCAACGACAAGGTGCTGGGCGTGATGATGCCCTACAGCAGCTCGAGCGAAGCCAGCCGTGCCGACGCGCTGGCCGTGGCCGAGGCCACCGGCATGAAGACCACCGAGCTGGACATCAGCGCGCAGGTCGACGCCTACTTTGAGCGTGTGCCCGACGCCTCGCGCCTGCGTAGAGGCAACAAGATGGCCCGCGAACGCATGACCGTGCTCTACGATCTTTCGGCCGACCGCGGGGCGCTGGTGCTGGGCACCTCCAACAAGACCGAGCTGCTGCTGGGCTACGGTACGCTGCACGGCGACATGGCCTCGGCCATCAACCCCATCGGCGATCTTTACAAGACCCAGGTCTGGGCGCTCGCGGCTCACCTGCAGATACCCGCCGAGGTAATAGACAAGCCGCCCACCGCCGACCTCTGGGAAGGGCAGACCGACGAGCAGGAGCTCGGCTTCGGCTACCGCGAGGTCGACGCGTTGCTCTACCGCATGGTCGACGAACGCGCGTCGGCCGAGGAACTGCTCGCCGACGGTTTTGACGCCGAGTTCGTGGAGCGCGTGCGCGGCATGGTGCAGGGCTCGCAGTTCAAGCGCCGCCTGCCGGTGATAGCCAAGGTGTCCGAGCGCACCATCGACTCGGATTTTCGTTACGCGCGCGACTGGGGCAGCTGACCGCCTTGGCTGGCAGGGGCAAAGACAAGCAGGGCGATCCCGGGCGCCTGTACGTACTGGCCACGCCGCTTGGCAATCTCGGCGACCTGTCACCTCGCGCAATGGAGATCCTCGCTTCGGTCAAAACCGTGGCCTGCGAGGACACCCGCGTCAGCCGCCGTCTGCTCGAGCTCGCGGGTTCAAACGCGGGCTTGTTGAGC
This genomic window from Candidatus Binatota bacterium contains:
- a CDS encoding NAD+ synthase — its product is MKAEQAPAPAGTTPVFPALDCPLVEKVLVSFVRNEVRRVGLDSVVLGLSGGIDSAVSAALAVRALGNDKVLGVMMPYSSSSEASRADALAVAEATGMKTTELDISAQVDAYFERVPDASRLRRGNKMARERMTVLYDLSADRGALVLGTSNKTELLLGYGTLHGDMASAINPIGDLYKTQVWALAAHLQIPAEVIDKPPTADLWEGQTDEQELGFGYREVDALLYRMVDERASAEELLADGFDAEFVERVRGMVQGSQFKRRLPVIAKVSERTIDSDFRYARDWGS
- a CDS encoding DUF374 domain-containing protein produces the protein MSGWWKSARVRRLRSRLSDVQRLLYPLVNAFIRAWVAVLHRRGRFEEHGPLFDYIREGRPCIVTAWHQDVFLTMFSLFRHTQRGWPLLFMVGHNRVGTLGAYLLQRFGIDCVAGSRRERGTAAVEELARRAVAENKSVVIMADGSRGPSHEARWGSLHLAAISGLPLLAVRSWGDRITVLDSTWMKLALPHLSGRVVTVSAEPILVPGHARDSETLAPSRQQLQQRLDLLAEEAEKLVSV
- a CDS encoding fatty acid hydroxylase family protein; the encoded protein is MHDQQHKAHGPTAWLVFPVVMTTGLLATDHALAAGWSLVLVLAAVQLGAALAIAILERVVPLHAEWNRARGDIATDFGHAMISGNLLPELSKPALLTAGAALAAWIALATNITGPWPQHWNTWAQLALALVVGEFGQYWVHRSEHEREFLWRFHSVHHSARRLYWLNAGRFHPVDFMLLFVAWYLPLVALGAGEEVIVLFAVFTSIHGMFQHANVRLRLGPLNWIFAMAELHRWHHSPTVEEANSNYGANLIVWDVLFGTRFLPADREPPVGIGIEAMPDFPPGYLDQLLVPLRWRQVVAESAGDQDKSAPGV
- a CDS encoding NAD(P)-dependent alcohol dehydrogenase; this translates as MPKVKGCVKTDKGAVALSDYELGDPEPGQALVKMTLSTICGSDIHIVDDIDDVPAGMPMGHEAVGVIEAVGDGVDRFKPGDRVVTCCLSSCGSCEQCVDGNLNVCQTFGAPMNLLFGCQGEAYMANGADQSMAIIPDGMSDRQAIFAADIMSTGFGAIERAGDVEGKTVAIFAQGPVGLCVTAAAKYYKAGRIITVESIPERVAMSRQLGADEVFDPGTAVESILEATGGVGAHVAVEALGKQVTFGNCLASTRMGGTISSVGVYGGIEELTVPTDGNFIHRNIVTTLCPAGRERLEHLLGIIESGEVDLEPLLTHEHSLDDIVASYDTFRAHDDGVLKIAIS